In a genomic window of Streptococcus oralis:
- a CDS encoding DUF1700 domain-containing protein yields the protein MTRTDYLTQLETYLHKLPEADRIEAMDYFKELFDDAGPEGEEELIASLGTPKEAAHDILSDLLDKKVNEAPAQKNDRQLLHIALLALLAAPIGIPVGIGILMAIIGIFIAAVSVILAFFTVSVTGILLGGLFIVESFSVLVEAKSAFILIFGAGLLAIGASSLVLLGISYVARFFGLLIIRLVQWILKKGKRGDRHA from the coding sequence ATGACAAGAACTGACTATCTGACTCAGTTAGAAACCTATCTCCATAAACTACCTGAAGCTGACCGCATCGAAGCCATGGACTACTTTAAGGAACTATTTGACGATGCAGGTCCAGAGGGCGAAGAAGAACTCATTGCTAGTCTAGGAACACCAAAAGAAGCTGCCCATGATATCCTCTCTGATCTTCTCGATAAAAAGGTCAATGAGGCACCTGCTCAAAAGAATGACCGCCAACTGCTACACATTGCCCTACTTGCCTTACTGGCAGCCCCTATCGGAATTCCAGTCGGGATCGGCATCCTCATGGCCATCATCGGTATTTTTATCGCAGCTGTCTCCGTCATTCTAGCCTTCTTTACCGTCTCTGTGACAGGTATCCTACTGGGCGGACTCTTTATCGTAGAGAGTTTTAGCGTCCTAGTCGAAGCCAAATCCGCCTTTATCTTGATTTTTGGGGCTGGTTTGCTTGCTATCGGTGCTTCTTCTCTTGTTCTACTAGGCATCTCCTATGTAGCCCGTTTCTTTGGCCTCCTGATCATCCGCTTGGTGCAATGGATTCTTAAAAAAGGAAAGAGAGGTGACAGACATGCGTAA
- a CDS encoding PadR family transcriptional regulator encodes MYFPTSSALIEFLILAVLEQGDSYGYEISQTIKLIANIKESTLYPILKKLGASGFLTTYSREFQGRMRKYYSLTNQGVEQLVTLKEEWTLYTDTVNGIIEGSIRHDKN; translated from the coding sequence ATGTACTTCCCAACATCCTCTGCCTTGATTGAGTTTCTCATCTTGGCTGTACTGGAGCAGGGGGATTCTTATGGTTATGAGATTAGTCAAACCATTAAGCTCATCGCCAATATCAAAGAATCTACGCTCTATCCCATTCTCAAAAAATTGGGAGCCAGTGGCTTTCTGACCACCTACTCTAGAGAGTTTCAGGGGCGTATGCGCAAATACTACTCCTTGACCAATCAAGGCGTAGAGCAGCTCGTTACTCTAAAGGAAGAGTGGACGCTCTATACCGACACCGTCAACGGCATCATAGAAGGGAGTATCCGCCATGACAAGAACTGA
- a CDS encoding bacteriocin immunity protein: MTPLKWFAGGRERRCEAMTIIDYLLEDIKAAPQLTPLKNQLVIYKKRLEDDGTSTPFILSQMNVDISRVLIDNKLGLSESQAKQIKKLRELSAIRYGY, translated from the coding sequence ATGACACCATTAAAATGGTTTGCAGGAGGGAGAGAAAGGCGTTGTGAAGCCATGACCATCATTGATTATCTATTGGAAGATATAAAGGCTGCGCCTCAACTTACTCCCTTGAAAAATCAGCTAGTGATTTATAAAAAACGATTAGAGGATGATGGAACCTCTACTCCATTTATTCTGAGCCAAATGAACGTTGACATCTCACGTGTGTTGATTGACAATAAGCTGGGTTTGTCAGAAAGTCAAGCTAAGCAAATAAAAAAATTGAGAGAATTATCTGCGATTCGCTATGGTTACTGA
- a CDS encoding DUF4299 family protein, whose product MAKIFFIPNKDSILGQQEVLTAKSILALVEGLESHSYDAVYLRQPLNRLEYMECGIVGQSQFLFKVNYADSRKGYQVVIPDFLTRADWEIVEALLQALSSKLGQVVEGLEGFEFEAYFRETVQNYLADKAARLVYCQGLLSPIYLNKEYLESFLAEDGLARFEELVKKVQGSDAYLASVKFYPDAQGKVHGIYHLAQGVKTILPKEPFVPAPYTEQLVGKELVWEIDLVTISGDGSKAEDYESIARLDYARFLESLPKAFYQQLDANQLEVEPILGKDFEELVAVK is encoded by the coding sequence ATGGCGAAAATATTTTTTATCCCAAATAAAGATAGTATTCTAGGACAACAGGAGGTCTTGACTGCCAAGTCCATCTTGGCCTTGGTGGAGGGCTTGGAGTCACACAGTTATGATGCAGTCTATCTCCGTCAGCCGCTTAATCGTCTCGAGTATATGGAATGTGGGATTGTAGGCCAGTCGCAATTTCTTTTCAAAGTGAACTATGCGGATAGTCGAAAAGGCTATCAAGTGGTGATTCCAGACTTCCTTACTAGAGCGGACTGGGAGATTGTAGAAGCTCTCCTCCAAGCCCTATCGAGCAAGTTGGGGCAAGTGGTAGAAGGGCTAGAAGGGTTTGAATTTGAAGCTTATTTCAGAGAAACAGTTCAGAATTATCTAGCTGACAAAGCGGCTCGTCTAGTATACTGCCAAGGGCTCTTGTCCCCTATCTATCTCAACAAGGAATACCTCGAGAGCTTTTTGGCTGAGGATGGATTGGCACGTTTTGAAGAGCTGGTCAAGAAGGTTCAAGGCTCTGATGCCTACCTTGCCAGTGTGAAATTTTACCCAGACGCCCAAGGTAAGGTGCACGGTATCTATCACCTAGCCCAGGGAGTCAAGACGATTTTGCCAAAGGAACCCTTTGTACCAGCTCCTTATACCGAGCAGCTGGTAGGAAAGGAACTTGTTTGGGAGATTGACCTAGTGACGATTTCTGGTGATGGGTCCAAAGCAGAAGACTACGAATCCATTGCTCGCTTGGACTATGCAAGATTTCTAGAGTCACTACCAAAAGCATTTTACCAGCAATTAGATGCTAATCAATTAGAAGTAGAACCCATTTTGGGAAAAGATTTTGAGGAATTAGTAGCCGTCAAGTAG
- a CDS encoding ABC transporter substrate-binding protein: MKNWKKYAFASASVVALAAGLAACGNLTGNNKKAADTTSGEKPVIKMYQIGDKPDNLDELLENANKIIEEKVGAKLDIQYLGWGDYDKKMSVITSSGENYDIAFASNYVVNAQKGAYADLTELYKKEGAELYKALDPAYIKGNTVNGKIYAVPVAANVASSQNFAFNGTLLAKYGIDISGVTSYETLEPVLKQIKEKAPDVVPFAVTKNFIPSDNFDYPVPNGLPFVIDLEGDTTKIVNRYEVPRFKEHLKTLHKFYEEGYIPKDVATSDTSFDLQQDTWFVREETVGPADYGNSLLSRVANKDIQIKPITNFIKKNQTTQVANFVISNNSKNKEKSMEVLNLLNTNPELLNGLVYGPEGKNWEKIEGKENRVRVLDGYKGNTHMGGWNTGNNWILYINENVTDQQIADSKKQLAEAKESPALGFIFNTDSVKSEISAISNTMQQFDTAINTGTVDPDKAIPELMEKLKSEGAYEKVLNEMQKQYDEFLKNKKS, encoded by the coding sequence ATGAAAAACTGGAAAAAATATGCTTTTGCATCTGCTAGCGTAGTCGCTTTGGCTGCTGGTCTTGCTGCTTGTGGAAACCTTACAGGTAACAACAAAAAAGCTGCAGATACTACTTCAGGTGAAAAACCTGTCATCAAAATGTACCAAATCGGTGACAAACCAGACAACTTGGATGAATTGCTAGAAAATGCAAACAAAATCATCGAAGAAAAAGTCGGTGCTAAATTGGATATCCAATACCTTGGATGGGGTGACTATGATAAGAAAATGTCTGTTATCACATCATCTGGTGAAAACTATGATATCGCATTTGCATCTAACTATGTCGTAAATGCTCAAAAAGGTGCTTATGCTGACTTGACAGAATTGTATAAAAAAGAAGGAGCAGAGCTTTACAAAGCACTTGACCCAGCTTACATCAAAGGGAACACTGTAAACGGTAAGATCTATGCAGTACCAGTTGCAGCTAACGTTGCATCATCTCAAAACTTTGCCTTCAACGGAACTCTTCTTGCTAAATACGGTATCGATATTTCAGGTGTAACTTCATACGAAACACTTGAGCCAGTCTTGAAACAAATCAAAGAAAAAGCTCCAGATGTAGTACCATTTGCGGTTACGAAGAACTTTATCCCATCTGATAACTTTGACTACCCAGTACCAAACGGACTTCCATTTGTTATCGACCTTGAAGGAGACACTACTAAGATCGTAAACCGTTACGAAGTACCTCGTTTCAAAGAACACTTGAAGACTCTTCACAAATTCTATGAAGAAGGATACATTCCAAAAGACGTAGCAACAAGCGACACTTCATTTGACCTTCAACAAGATACTTGGTTCGTTCGTGAAGAAACAGTAGGACCAGCTGACTACGGTAACAGCTTGCTCTCACGCGTTGCTAACAAAGACATCCAAATCAAACCAATCACTAACTTTATCAAGAAAAACCAAACAACACAAGTTGCCAACTTTGTTATCTCAAACAACTCTAAGAACAAAGAAAAATCAATGGAAGTGTTGAACCTCTTGAACACGAACCCAGAACTCTTGAACGGTCTTGTTTACGGTCCAGAAGGCAAGAACTGGGAAAAAATTGAAGGTAAAGAAAACCGTGTACGCGTCCTTGATGGCTACAAAGGAAATACTCACATGGGTGGATGGAACACTGGTAACAACTGGATTCTTTACATCAACGAAAACGTTACAGACCAACAAATTGCAGATTCTAAGAAACAATTGGCAGAAGCTAAAGAATCTCCAGCACTTGGATTTATCTTTAACACTGACAGTGTGAAATCTGAAATTTCAGCAATCTCTAACACAATGCAACAATTCGATACAGCTATCAACACTGGTACTGTAGACCCAGATAAAGCTATTCCAGAATTGATGGAAAAATTGAAATCTGAAGGTGCTTACGAAAAAGTATTGAACGAAATGCAAAAACAATACGACGAATTCTTGAAAAACAAAAAATCATAA
- a CDS encoding DUF6574 domain-containing protein, which yields MTQEWFESADLEKKSPQTKSENQPNEPETSETVETELQVSQETSVSPKESETHEEETPEMIEEAQTKEEGEGKAEEEGNQETPAKEKSILSKALESPYIPDIDPRKTARFKEEIALFWTWLLDAIQEPTASKTTDQKHRYSVFGLLTLLSSINLFFSIYHIKHLYYGYMASIANSLPNQLPPLNLFAGLSILVASALFYFSIILGGFTVRRVLDQESDFTFQEACDRYSRLFAIPLVLTALASFFALFGGLRFAGILTLLSMAIFALGNLFVISKPSKTSNLDPFYRFLLAVLLDGAILLPFFIAELALTVDYLRILTFF from the coding sequence ATGACACAAGAATGGTTTGAAAGTGCCGATCTTGAGAAGAAATCACCTCAGACGAAATCGGAAAACCAGCCCAACGAGCCAGAGACTTCAGAAACTGTGGAGACCGAACTACAAGTAAGCCAAGAAACATCTGTCTCACCTAAAGAGTCGGAAACGCATGAGGAGGAAACTCCCGAAATGATTGAAGAAGCCCAAACCAAGGAAGAGGGAGAAGGGAAAGCTGAAGAGGAAGGCAACCAAGAAACCCCTGCAAAAGAGAAAAGCATCCTCAGCAAAGCTTTAGAAAGCCCCTATATCCCAGATATTGACCCTCGTAAAACAGCCCGGTTCAAAGAAGAAATCGCACTATTTTGGACTTGGCTGCTGGATGCTATCCAAGAACCAACTGCCAGCAAGACTACGGACCAAAAGCATCGTTACAGTGTCTTTGGCCTGCTCACTTTGCTGTCTTCTATTAATCTTTTCTTTAGTATCTATCATATCAAGCACCTCTACTATGGCTATATGGCATCTATTGCCAATAGTTTACCTAACCAGCTCCCTCCTTTAAATCTCTTTGCTGGACTTTCTATCTTAGTCGCTAGCGCTCTATTTTACTTTTCTATCATTTTGGGAGGCTTTACTGTCCGACGTGTACTGGACCAGGAGAGCGACTTCACCTTCCAAGAAGCTTGCGATCGGTACAGCAGACTCTTTGCTATCCCACTTGTCCTAACGGCTCTAGCAAGTTTCTTTGCACTCTTTGGTGGCTTACGATTTGCTGGTATCCTCACTCTTCTAAGCATGGCCATCTTTGCCCTCGGCAATCTCTTTGTGATTAGCAAGCCAAGTAAAACCAGCAACCTTGACCCATTTTATCGTTTCTTGCTAGCTGTCTTACTTGATGGCGCTATTCTCTTACCCTTCTTCATTGCAGAGCTCGCGCTGACAGTTGACTACCTTCGCATCTTGACCTTCTTTTAA
- a CDS encoding ABC transporter permease has protein sequence MKKFSKTLRDNWIFLLMVLPGALWLILFFYIPVFGNVVAFKDYHMTSNGFIDSIVNSKWVGLDNFRFLFSSKDAFIITRNTVLYNLGFIFIGLIVSVGIAIILSELRSKRMVKIFQTSMLFPYFLSWVIISFFTDAFLNIDKGVFNHFLTSIGMKEVNFYADLGIWPYLLLFLGIWKGFGYSSVMYYATIMGIDPTYYEAATVDGASKWQRIRNVTIPQLTPLVTVLTILAVGNIFRADFGLFYQIPHNAGQLYNVTNVLDVYVFNGLTQTADIGMASAAGLYQSVVGLILVILSNLLARRVDPNSALF, from the coding sequence ATGAAAAAGTTTTCAAAGACCTTGAGAGATAACTGGATCTTTCTCTTGATGGTTTTACCAGGGGCACTCTGGTTGATTCTATTCTTTTACATTCCAGTATTTGGGAATGTGGTCGCCTTTAAAGACTACCATATGACCAGTAATGGTTTCATAGATAGTATTGTGAATAGTAAATGGGTCGGGTTAGATAATTTCAGATTCTTGTTTAGTTCAAAAGATGCCTTTATCATCACTCGAAATACCGTTCTCTATAATCTCGGCTTTATCTTTATCGGTTTGATTGTATCAGTAGGGATTGCCATCATCCTCAGCGAGCTTCGCTCTAAGAGAATGGTTAAAATTTTCCAAACGTCTATGTTGTTCCCTTACTTCCTGTCATGGGTTATCATCAGTTTCTTTACAGATGCCTTCCTAAACATTGACAAAGGGGTCTTCAACCATTTCCTAACATCCATTGGCATGAAGGAAGTCAACTTCTACGCTGACTTAGGCATTTGGCCATACCTTCTCCTTTTCCTAGGTATTTGGAAAGGCTTTGGATATAGCAGTGTCATGTACTATGCGACGATCATGGGAATTGACCCCACCTACTACGAAGCAGCAACAGTGGACGGGGCTAGCAAGTGGCAACGTATTCGCAACGTAACCATTCCTCAGTTGACTCCGCTTGTAACAGTCTTGACCATCCTTGCAGTCGGAAATATCTTCCGTGCAGACTTTGGTCTCTTCTATCAAATCCCACACAATGCTGGTCAGCTTTACAATGTAACCAACGTTTTGGACGTATATGTCTTTAATGGTTTGACTCAGACAGCAGATATCGGTATGGCTTCAGCAGCCGGTCTTTACCAATCCGTTGTCGGTTTGATTCTGGTTATCCTATCAAACTTGCTTGCAAGACGAGTCGATCCAAACTCAGCTTTGTTCTAG
- a CDS encoding carbohydrate ABC transporter permease, with the protein MAEKKIKKEKIDNVGIHSFSKKADIFFSIISGLIALSCILPFIFVIIISVTDEKSILQYGYSFFPSKFGVDGFQFLAQFKDKILQALFISVFVTVVGTVTNVFITTTYAYAISRTTFKYRRFFTIFALLSMLFNAGLVPGYIVVTRLLQLGDTVWALIVPMLLSPFNIILMRSFFKKTIPEAILESARIDGASEARIFFQICLPLSLPGIATITLLTALGFWNDWFNALLYIKSDNLYPLQYLLMQIQQNMDYIAKAVGLSGQLGVALPKETGRMAMVVVATLPIAILYPFFQRYFVKGLTIGGVKE; encoded by the coding sequence ATGGCAGAAAAGAAAATTAAAAAAGAAAAAATTGATAATGTCGGCATTCACTCCTTCAGTAAGAAAGCAGATATCTTCTTTAGTATCATCTCTGGTTTGATCGCTCTTTCTTGTATCTTGCCCTTTATCTTCGTTATCATCATTTCGGTGACAGATGAAAAGAGCATCCTCCAGTATGGATATAGCTTTTTCCCTTCGAAATTTGGTGTAGATGGATTCCAGTTCCTAGCTCAGTTTAAAGATAAGATCCTCCAAGCGCTCTTTATCTCAGTTTTTGTAACAGTAGTCGGAACAGTGACCAACGTCTTCATCACAACCACTTATGCCTACGCCATCTCACGGACAACCTTTAAGTACCGCAGATTCTTTACGATCTTCGCTCTTCTTAGTATGTTGTTCAACGCTGGTTTGGTACCAGGCTATATCGTGGTTACTCGCCTGCTTCAACTTGGTGATACCGTTTGGGCCTTGATTGTTCCAATGCTTCTCTCACCATTCAACATCATCTTGATGCGTTCCTTCTTCAAGAAGACCATTCCAGAAGCCATTCTCGAATCTGCTCGTATCGATGGTGCCAGTGAAGCTCGGATCTTCTTCCAAATCTGTTTGCCATTGTCACTTCCAGGTATCGCAACCATCACGCTTTTGACAGCTCTTGGTTTCTGGAACGACTGGTTCAACGCCCTTCTTTACATCAAGAGTGACAACTTGTATCCATTGCAATATTTGCTCATGCAAATCCAACAAAATATGGACTACATCGCAAAAGCAGTCGGCCTATCTGGTCAACTGGGAGTCGCTCTACCGAAAGAAACAGGTCGTATGGCCATGGTTGTTGTTGCAACCCTTCCAATCGCGATTCTGTATCCATTCTTCCAACGCTACTTTGTTAAAGGGTTGACGATCGGTGGTGTCAAAGAATAG
- the trhO gene encoding oxygen-dependent tRNA uridine(34) hydroxylase TrhO, with protein sequence MAKDIRVLLYYLYTPIENAEQFAADHLAFCKSIGLKGRILVADEGINGTVSGDYETTQKYMDYVHSLPGMEDLWFKIDEENEQAFKKMFVRYKKEIVHLGLEDNDFDNDINPLETTGAYLSPKEFKEALLDEDTVVLDTRNDYEYDLGHFRGAIRPDIRNFRELPQWVRDNKEKFMDKRVVVYCTGGVRCEKFSGWMVREGYKDVGQLHGGIATYGKDPEVQGELWDGKMYVFDERIAVDVNHVNPTIVGKDWFDGTPCERYVNCGNPFCNRRILTSEENEDKYLRGCSHECRVHPRNRYVSENELTQAEVIERLAAIGESLDQVATV encoded by the coding sequence ATGGCAAAAGATATTCGTGTCTTACTTTACTACCTTTATACTCCAATTGAAAATGCAGAGCAATTTGCGGCAGATCACTTGGCTTTCTGTAAATCAATCGGTCTCAAAGGCCGTATCCTAGTCGCTGACGAGGGAATCAACGGAACCGTTTCAGGTGACTACGAAACAACTCAAAAATACATGGACTACGTTCACAGCCTCCCAGGCATGGAAGACCTCTGGTTCAAGATTGACGAAGAAAATGAACAAGCCTTCAAGAAGATGTTTGTTCGCTACAAGAAAGAGATTGTCCACCTTGGTTTGGAAGACAACGACTTTGACAACGATATCAATCCACTTGAAACAACAGGTGCTTACTTGTCTCCAAAAGAGTTCAAAGAAGCCCTTCTTGACGAAGATACAGTGGTTCTTGACACACGTAACGATTACGAGTACGACCTAGGACACTTCCGTGGGGCTATCCGCCCAGACATCCGCAACTTCCGTGAGTTGCCACAATGGGTCCGTGACAACAAGGAAAAATTCATGGATAAACGTGTCGTGGTTTACTGTACAGGCGGCGTTCGCTGTGAGAAATTCTCAGGCTGGATGGTCCGTGAAGGCTACAAAGATGTCGGTCAATTGCACGGAGGAATCGCAACCTACGGTAAAGACCCAGAAGTTCAAGGTGAACTTTGGGATGGGAAAATGTACGTCTTTGACGAGCGTATCGCAGTTGATGTCAACCATGTCAACCCTACCATTGTAGGGAAAGACTGGTTTGATGGAACACCATGTGAACGTTATGTCAACTGTGGAAATCCCTTCTGTAACCGTCGTATCCTAACATCAGAAGAAAATGAAGACAAGTACCTTCGTGGATGCTCACACGAGTGTCGTGTTCACCCACGCAACCGCTACGTCTCAGAAAATGAATTGACACAAGCAGAAGTAATCGAGCGCCTAGCCGCTATCGGTGAAAGCTTGGATCAAGTCGCTACTGTATAA
- a CDS encoding DUF4097 family beta strand repeat-containing protein, producing the protein MRKLTKGFLIFGVVSTILGFIMIIVGAQFNGIQSLLAMSKDPVYDNRIEEVTFGNEVEKLDLTLEEHSLTITESVDDKIHITYHPSVSGRHDLTTGMSDKTLTVTDKQASQHRFLGSGIEGLLRIASNYSNRFDEVVLSLPKGRKLQAITVSANRGQTNIRQANLENATIKTKGYLLRITESSIKNSTLTTPHIINIFDTEFTDSQVKTEREHIYAENIKVHGKVELEAHSTLNLILSQKETDRINLNLSSQHGGIYHKPKEEHRGQKENELANPYKTDKADVKDLLIAKANQDIYLPKEEYSAPSRNH; encoded by the coding sequence ATGCGTAAATTGACGAAAGGATTTCTCATTTTTGGTGTGGTTTCTACAATCCTTGGTTTTATCATGATCATTGTAGGGGCCCAGTTCAATGGTATTCAAAGTTTGCTTGCCATGTCAAAAGACCCAGTCTATGACAATCGTATCGAAGAAGTGACCTTTGGAAATGAAGTGGAAAAACTTGATTTGACCCTTGAGGAACATAGCCTAACCATCACAGAGTCTGTAGATGACAAGATCCACATCACCTATCATCCTTCCGTATCTGGTCGTCATGATTTGACTACTGGCATGAGTGACAAAACACTGACCGTCACTGACAAACAAGCCTCCCAACATCGCTTTCTAGGTTCAGGAATCGAAGGCCTACTTCGTATCGCTAGCAACTATTCTAATCGTTTTGACGAAGTCGTTCTCTCCCTACCTAAAGGAAGAAAGCTGCAAGCTATCACCGTCTCAGCCAATCGTGGACAAACCAATATTCGTCAAGCCAATCTTGAAAATGCGACAATCAAAACAAAAGGCTATCTCTTAAGAATAACAGAAAGCTCTATCAAGAATAGTACACTAACGACACCTCATATCATCAATATCTTTGATACCGAATTTACAGATAGCCAGGTCAAGACGGAAAGGGAACACATCTATGCTGAGAATATCAAGGTCCACGGCAAGGTTGAGCTAGAGGCCCATTCCACTCTAAACCTCATTCTCTCCCAGAAAGAGACTGACCGTATCAATCTAAATCTTTCTTCTCAGCATGGTGGTATCTATCATAAACCCAAAGAAGAACATCGTGGACAAAAAGAGAATGAACTTGCCAACCCATACAAGACAGACAAAGCAGATGTCAAGGACCTGCTCATTGCAAAAGCCAACCAGGATATCTACCTACCTAAAGAAGAGTACTCTGCTCCATCTAGAAATCATTGA
- a CDS encoding CPBP family intramembrane glutamic endopeptidase — translation MKKYRLLFKMSAVFSYLFFVFGLSQLTLIVQNYWQFSSQIGNFFWIQNILSLLFIGVMIWILVKTGHGYLFRIPRKKWLWYSILTVLVVVLQISFNVQTAKHVQSTAEGWAVLIGYSGTNFAELGIYIALFFLIPLMEELIYRGLLQHAFFKDSRFGLDLLLPSILFALPHFSSLPSLLDIFVFTTSGIIFAGLTRYTKSIYPSYAVHVINNIVATLPFLLTFLHRVFG, via the coding sequence ATGAAAAAATATCGCCTTCTTTTCAAAATGAGTGCTGTCTTCTCTTACCTATTTTTCGTATTTGGCCTTTCTCAGCTGACGCTTATTGTCCAAAACTATTGGCAATTTTCTTCCCAGATAGGCAATTTCTTCTGGATTCAAAATATCTTGAGTTTGCTATTTATCGGAGTCATGATTTGGATTCTGGTTAAGACAGGCCATGGTTATCTCTTTCGCATTCCAAGAAAAAAATGGCTTTGGTATTCGATTTTGACAGTATTAGTGGTAGTGCTCCAGATCTCTTTTAACGTTCAGACAGCTAAACATGTTCAGTCAACTGCTGAAGGTTGGGCTGTATTGATTGGTTATAGTGGGACTAACTTTGCAGAGCTAGGTATCTATATAGCCCTGTTCTTTCTGATTCCACTGATGGAAGAGTTAATCTATAGAGGATTACTGCAACACGCCTTTTTTAAAGATTCGCGATTTGGCCTTGATTTGCTTCTTCCTTCCATTTTGTTTGCTCTCCCTCATTTTTCAAGTCTGCCTAGTCTGTTAGATATTTTTGTTTTTACAACATCTGGAATCATCTTTGCTGGTTTGACCCGCTATACCAAGAGCATTTATCCATCCTATGCGGTGCATGTGATCAATAATATTGTAGCGACCTTGCCATTTTTGCTGACTTTTTTACACAGGGTGTTTGGGTAA